One genomic region from Pseudoduganella lutea encodes:
- a CDS encoding RNA polymerase sigma factor, protein MPVAALSDRVHRTVEAVWRIESARIIGALARLLRDVGLAEEMAQEALVAALETWPVQFPDSGTPDNPAAWLMATAKNRALDHLRHRKLVQDKEPQLTYEIESLLEDAAQNGEQALERALDERIGDDVLRLVFIACHPVLPTEGRVALTLRLLGGLTTEEIARAFLVPEPTVAQRIVRAKRTLLEARVPFEVPAEHELVQRLSSVLQVIYLIYNEGYSASAGADWMRPALCDEALRLGRILAGLVPQEPEVHGLVALMEIQSSRARARVAADGSPVLLLDQDRARWDQLLIRRGLAALDRAGQLGKSLGPYGLQAAIAACHARARKAADTDWQRIAALYDGLAQLAPSPVVELNRAVALAMAFGPAAGLAVADTLVDEPALRNYHLLPSVRGDFLFKLGRPEEARAEFMRAADLTQNARERTLLLSRAAACPALPGGES, encoded by the coding sequence GTGCCCGTTGCCGCATTGAGCGACCGGGTCCATCGCACCGTCGAGGCGGTCTGGCGCATCGAATCGGCAAGGATCATCGGCGCGCTGGCGCGGCTGCTGCGCGACGTGGGCCTGGCCGAGGAAATGGCGCAGGAAGCGCTCGTGGCGGCCCTCGAGACGTGGCCGGTGCAATTCCCCGACAGTGGCACGCCGGACAATCCGGCCGCGTGGCTGATGGCCACGGCGAAGAACCGCGCGCTCGACCACCTGCGTCACCGCAAGCTGGTGCAGGACAAGGAACCGCAGCTCACGTATGAAATCGAAAGCCTGCTCGAAGATGCCGCCCAGAATGGCGAACAGGCGCTGGAGCGGGCGCTCGACGAGCGCATTGGCGACGACGTGCTGCGCCTCGTCTTCATCGCCTGCCACCCGGTGCTGCCGACCGAAGGCCGCGTGGCGCTCACCCTGCGCCTGCTGGGTGGCTTGACCACGGAGGAAATCGCCCGTGCCTTCCTCGTGCCCGAGCCCACGGTGGCGCAGCGCATCGTGCGCGCCAAGCGCACGCTGCTCGAAGCGCGCGTGCCGTTCGAGGTACCGGCGGAGCACGAGCTGGTCCAGCGGCTTTCCTCCGTGCTGCAAGTGATCTACCTGATCTACAACGAAGGCTACTCGGCCAGCGCCGGCGCCGACTGGATGCGCCCGGCGCTGTGCGACGAGGCGCTGCGCCTGGGGCGCATCCTGGCCGGGCTGGTGCCGCAGGAGCCCGAGGTGCATGGCCTGGTGGCGCTGATGGAAATCCAGTCGTCCCGCGCCCGGGCCCGGGTCGCGGCCGACGGCTCGCCCGTGCTGCTGCTGGACCAGGATCGCGCGCGCTGGGACCAGCTGCTGATCCGCCGGGGACTGGCCGCGCTGGACCGTGCCGGGCAGCTCGGCAAGAGCCTCGGCCCCTATGGCCTGCAGGCCGCGATCGCTGCCTGCCATGCGCGCGCACGCAAGGCGGCCGACACCGACTGGCAACGCATCGCCGCGCTGTACGATGGCCTGGCGCAGCTGGCGCCATCGCCGGTGGTGGAGCTTAACCGCGCCGTGGCGCTGGCGATGGCCTTCGGCCCGGCCGCCGGCCTGGCAGTGGCCGATACGCTGGTGGATGAACCGGCGCTGCGCAACTACCACCTGCTGCCCAGCGTGCGCGGCGATTTCCTGTTCAAATTGGGCCGGCCGGAAGAAGCGCGCGCCGAATTCATGCGCGCGGCGGACCTGACGCAGAACGCACGCGAACGCACGCTGCTGCTGTCGCGCGCGGCCGCCTGCCCGGCGCTGCCGGGCGGAGAAAGCTGA
- a CDS encoding YciI family protein, whose amino-acid sequence MVIRRADAGSESGAFPAASLVDAVPAARWLHPGHQATRLHRSAGAWSIEHGPFPASELAAGFAIVDVASKEEAIAWAMAWPTADAEGDAVLEVRETGCTGGCAGIDAPVHRPAPHLEPVRLEPYAVLIRSSDALEADLPPPPDVIARMNARNARDAQAGVLLAGDGLKGTAKGARVKFKGGRPSVVDGPFTEIKELIAGFWLIQAASRDEAIAWVKSYPFPWPDVTLELRALACPLPH is encoded by the coding sequence ATGGTGATACGGCGCGCGGACGCCGGTTCCGAAAGCGGCGCTTTTCCCGCCGCGTCGCTGGTCGACGCGGTGCCGGCCGCGCGCTGGCTGCATCCCGGCCACCAGGCCACGCGCCTGCACCGCAGCGCCGGCGCATGGTCCATCGAACACGGCCCCTTCCCGGCGAGCGAACTGGCGGCCGGCTTTGCGATCGTCGACGTGGCATCGAAGGAAGAGGCCATCGCCTGGGCCATGGCCTGGCCCACGGCCGATGCCGAAGGCGATGCCGTGCTCGAAGTGCGTGAAACGGGGTGCACGGGCGGTTGCGCGGGGATCGACGCGCCCGTGCATCGGCCAGCCCCGCATCTCGAGCCTGTCCGCCTCGAGCCCTATGCTGTCCTGATCCGCTCCAGCGATGCCCTGGAAGCCGACCTGCCGCCGCCGCCGGACGTCATCGCCCGCATGAACGCGCGCAATGCCCGGGATGCGCAGGCCGGCGTGCTGCTTGCCGGCGATGGCCTGAAAGGCACGGCCAAAGGTGCGCGCGTCAAGTTCAAGGGCGGCCGCCCATCGGTCGTCGACGGCCCGTTCACCGAGATCAAGGAACTGATCGCCGGCTTCTGGCTGATCCAGGCCGCCTCGCGCGACGAGGCGATCGCCTGGGTGAAAAGCTATCCGTTCCCCTGGCCCGACGTGACGCTGGAACTGCGGGCGCTGGCGTGCCCGTTGCCGCATTGA
- a CDS encoding YciI family protein: MRFMIIVKATPDSEAGRMPSTELLEAMGKYNEELVNAGVMLAGEGLHPSSKGVRIRYHGKDRTVIDGPFSETKELIAGFWLIQVKSREEAIEWLKRAPMEDGDEIEIRQVFEAEDFGAEFTPELREQEDRLRERIADSA; this comes from the coding sequence ATGCGATTCATGATCATCGTGAAAGCCACCCCGGATTCCGAGGCGGGCAGGATGCCATCCACCGAGCTGCTCGAGGCGATGGGCAAATACAACGAGGAACTGGTCAACGCCGGCGTGATGCTGGCCGGCGAAGGCCTGCATCCCAGCTCGAAGGGGGTGCGCATCCGCTACCACGGCAAGGACCGCACCGTGATCGACGGCCCCTTTTCCGAGACCAAGGAACTCATTGCGGGGTTCTGGCTGATTCAGGTAAAGTCGCGCGAGGAAGCCATCGAGTGGCTCAAGCGCGCGCCCATGGAAGACGGCGACGAGATCGAGATCCGCCAGGTGTTCGAGGCCGAGGATTTCGGTGCCGAATTCACGCCGGAACTGCGCGAACAGGAGGACAGGCTGCGCGAGCGCATCGCGGATTCGGCCTGA
- a CDS encoding VOC family protein, translating into MSEVEKIPADMPTVTPHLVCRNAAEAIEFYKKAFGAVELVRMAVPDGSGKLMHAMIRIGDTKIMLVDEFPEHGSFGPQDLPSSPVTLHCYVEDVDAAYQRAVDAGAAAQMPPADMFWGDRYGVLRDPFGHSWSLATHIRDVPPEEAIEASKTAMNCPELVQ; encoded by the coding sequence ATGAGCGAAGTCGAAAAAATTCCTGCGGACATGCCCACCGTGACGCCGCACCTCGTCTGCCGCAACGCCGCCGAGGCGATCGAGTTCTACAAGAAGGCGTTTGGCGCTGTCGAGCTGGTGCGCATGGCGGTGCCGGACGGTAGCGGCAAGCTGATGCACGCAATGATCCGCATCGGCGATACCAAGATCATGCTCGTCGACGAATTCCCCGAGCATGGCAGCTTCGGCCCGCAAGACTTGCCCAGTTCCCCCGTCACGCTGCACTGCTATGTCGAGGATGTCGACGCGGCTTACCAGCGCGCGGTCGATGCCGGCGCGGCGGCGCAGATGCCGCCGGCGGACATGTTCTGGGGCGACCGCTATGGCGTGCTGCGCGACCCGTTCGGGCACAGCTGGTCGCTGGCCACGCATATCCGCGACGTACCGCCCGAGGAAGCCATCGAAGCATCGAAGACGGCGATGAACTGCCCGGAACTGGTCCAGTAA
- a CDS encoding ATP-binding protein, producing MKFRRISLARLKSGLFWRTFLLLGVLTTLSMASWTGMISWVQRGPQAQQLAAQVISVVTITRAALTHSAPELRTELLFDLVSNEGIRVFLLEENDEVDPPPDIALMPDIERLVKAKLGKNTRFSARVNGMRGFWVSFNIGEDAYWLMLERERIPWLTGIQWLGWAAVVSLVSLLGAAAISSLVNAPLRRLTVAARAIAQGRRPEPLPEKGPQEIRQANRSFNQMVDDLQQVESDRAVILAGISHDLRTPLTRMQLEVEMADLTPDARDGMKSDLAQMDAIIAQFLDYAKPTESSTFVPVDVPAMLDEVAHEVSRLPDVKVTTDIACDVQLRGNVTDLKRVFHNLIENARRYGKTPGTDVAEIDIRCTVKGMHTARRVTIEVQDHGVGVPEDRMAELLKPFTRLDESRSQANGAGLGLAIVERVLLRHGAELQLSNREGGGLSIQITMDAI from the coding sequence ATGAAGTTCCGTCGCATTTCGCTGGCCCGCCTGAAGAGCGGGCTGTTCTGGCGCACCTTCCTGCTGCTCGGCGTGCTCACGACGCTGTCGATGGCGTCGTGGACCGGCATGATCAGCTGGGTCCAGCGCGGCCCGCAGGCGCAGCAGCTGGCCGCGCAGGTGATCTCGGTCGTCACCATCACGCGCGCGGCGCTGACGCACTCCGCCCCGGAGCTGCGCACCGAGCTCCTGTTCGACCTGGTTTCCAACGAAGGCATCCGCGTCTTCCTCCTGGAAGAAAACGATGAAGTCGACCCGCCGCCCGACATCGCGCTGATGCCGGATATCGAGCGGCTCGTCAAGGCCAAGCTGGGCAAGAACACGCGCTTTTCCGCGCGCGTCAACGGCATGCGCGGCTTCTGGGTCAGCTTCAATATCGGCGAGGATGCCTACTGGCTGATGCTCGAGCGCGAGCGCATTCCCTGGCTGACGGGCATCCAGTGGCTCGGCTGGGCCGCCGTGGTATCGCTTGTCTCGCTGCTGGGCGCAGCCGCCATTTCCAGCCTCGTCAATGCGCCGCTGCGCCGGCTCACGGTCGCGGCCCGCGCCATCGCGCAAGGCCGCCGGCCCGAGCCGCTGCCCGAGAAGGGGCCGCAGGAGATCCGGCAGGCGAACCGCAGCTTCAACCAGATGGTGGACGACCTGCAGCAGGTCGAATCGGACCGCGCCGTGATCCTGGCCGGCATTTCGCACGACCTGCGCACACCGCTGACGCGGATGCAGCTTGAAGTGGAGATGGCGGACCTGACGCCGGACGCGCGCGACGGCATGAAATCCGACCTCGCGCAGATGGATGCGATCATCGCCCAGTTCCTCGATTACGCGAAGCCGACCGAATCGTCCACCTTCGTGCCGGTGGACGTGCCGGCCATGCTGGACGAAGTGGCCCATGAGGTTTCCCGCCTGCCGGACGTGAAAGTCACCACCGACATCGCCTGCGATGTCCAGCTGCGCGGCAACGTCACCGACCTGAAACGGGTGTTCCACAACCTGATCGAGAACGCGCGCCGCTATGGCAAGACTCCGGGCACGGACGTGGCCGAGATAGACATCCGCTGTACCGTCAAGGGCATGCACACGGCGAGGCGGGTAACCATCGAAGTGCAGGACCATGGCGTGGGCGTGCCGGAAGATCGGATGGCCGAGCTGCTGAAGCCGTTCACCCGGCTGGACGAATCGCGCAGCCAGGCCAATGGTGCCGGCCTCGGCCTGGCAATCGTCGAGCGCGTGCTGCTGCGGCATGGTGCGGAATTACAACTGAGCAATCGCGAAGGCGGCGGCCTGTCGATCCAGATCACGATGGATGCGATCTGA
- the ompR gene encoding osmolarity response regulator transcription factor OmpR, producing MVVDDDVRLRDLLRRYLTEQGFNVFTAENATAMNKLWLRERYDLLVLDLMLPGEDGLSICRRLRGAGDQTPIIMLTAKGEDVDRIVGLEMGADDYLPKPFNPRELVARIGAVLRRKGPDEIPGAPSETPQTFEFGQFVLDLGTRTLKKNGETVPLTTGEFSVLKVFARHARQPLSREKLMELARGREYEVFDRSLDVQISRLRKLIEPDPSSPLYIQTVWGLGYVFIPEGQPR from the coding sequence ATGGTCGTGGACGACGACGTCCGCCTGCGCGACCTCTTGCGCCGCTACCTGACCGAACAGGGCTTCAATGTCTTCACCGCGGAAAACGCCACCGCGATGAACAAGCTGTGGCTGCGCGAACGCTACGATCTGCTGGTGCTCGACCTGATGCTGCCGGGCGAGGATGGCCTGTCGATCTGCCGCCGCCTGCGCGGCGCCGGCGACCAGACGCCGATCATCATGCTGACAGCCAAGGGCGAGGATGTGGACCGCATCGTCGGCCTTGAAATGGGGGCGGACGACTACCTGCCCAAGCCATTCAACCCGCGCGAACTGGTGGCCCGCATCGGCGCGGTGCTGCGCCGCAAGGGGCCCGATGAAATCCCCGGCGCGCCATCGGAAACGCCGCAAACCTTCGAGTTCGGCCAGTTCGTGCTGGACCTGGGCACGCGCACGCTGAAGAAGAATGGCGAAACGGTGCCGCTGACCACCGGCGAATTCTCCGTGCTGAAAGTGTTTGCCCGCCATGCACGCCAGCCGCTGTCGCGCGAAAAGCTGATGGAACTGGCGCGCGGCCGCGAGTACGAGGTGTTCGACCGCTCGCTGGACGTGCAGATCTCGCGCCTGCGCAAGCTGATCGAGCCGGATCCTTCCAGCCCGCTGTACATCCAGACCGTGTGGGGCCTGGGTTACGTGTTCATCCCGGAGGGACAGCCGCGTTGA
- a CDS encoding flagellar assembly protein A: protein MAEPIVGRDDGIWLRADAPPSALAAAVDALFQAGAFLAGLDYAVFQRMLYGAGPALPAAWHGQPLVRVADAMVSFEPARRGLYRSPRIESGVASCFFEPVLLANAVGIPELSRLEFDEFVADMWCKGIRFGIDVPTVRAVMAAGGRARIVVARRLDPVDGRNATIVEVSPQLRRCNAPRALANGRFDLHAFENRFPQVKAQVRLLRKDPCTAGTRGIDLSGEPIEATAGTDLELTAVAGPGTVIEHLDGHDYLVSAAEGFVNIDRNGRLSIGPKIVGRDGASVRTTGNLQLAGDYEEFGDVEENVIVEGSGITIHGNVFGHIASRGGAVHLKRNLMGAASSMAPVRSAWAASRQTRCCRRQVAK from the coding sequence ATGGCCGAACCCATCGTCGGGCGCGACGATGGCATCTGGCTGCGCGCCGATGCGCCGCCATCGGCCCTGGCGGCGGCTGTCGACGCCCTGTTCCAGGCCGGTGCCTTCCTGGCCGGTCTCGATTACGCCGTGTTCCAGCGCATGCTGTACGGGGCCGGGCCCGCACTGCCCGCGGCGTGGCATGGCCAGCCGCTCGTGCGTGTGGCCGATGCCATGGTGTCGTTCGAACCAGCCCGTCGTGGCCTGTACCGGTCCCCCAGGATCGAGTCCGGCGTTGCCTCGTGCTTTTTCGAGCCGGTGCTGCTTGCCAATGCCGTCGGCATCCCGGAACTGTCCAGGCTGGAATTCGACGAATTCGTGGCCGACATGTGGTGCAAGGGCATCCGCTTCGGCATCGATGTACCGACCGTGCGGGCCGTGATGGCTGCCGGAGGAAGGGCACGCATCGTGGTTGCCCGCCGCCTCGACCCCGTGGATGGACGCAATGCGACCATCGTCGAGGTATCGCCGCAACTGCGCCGCTGCAATGCGCCACGCGCATTGGCCAATGGCCGCTTCGACCTGCACGCATTTGAAAACCGCTTCCCGCAAGTGAAGGCGCAGGTGCGGCTGTTGCGCAAGGACCCGTGCACCGCCGGCACGCGCGGTATCGACCTGTCCGGCGAGCCGATCGAGGCGACGGCCGGCACGGACCTGGAGCTCACGGCCGTTGCCGGCCCGGGTACCGTGATCGAGCACCTGGACGGCCACGACTACCTGGTTTCCGCCGCCGAGGGTTTCGTCAACATCGACCGGAACGGCCGTCTGTCGATCGGGCCAAAGATCGTCGGCCGGGATGGTGCCAGCGTGCGCACCACCGGCAACCTGCAACTGGCCGGCGACTATGAGGAATTTGGCGACGTGGAGGAAAACGTCATCGTCGAAGGCAGTGGCATCACCATCCACGGCAACGTGTTCGGCCATATCGCCTCGCGCGGCGGCGCCGTGCACCTCAAGCGCAACCTGATGGGGGCAGCGTCGTCAATGGCGCCGGTGCGATCCGCGTGGGCGGCGTCGCGGCAAACGCGGTGCTGCAGGCGGCAGGTGGCGAAGTAA
- a CDS encoding chemotaxis protein CheW → MQTKHSPATIKALASPGSGGPQGDAEARQYLTFRLGGLEYALDYANVQELRPLQALERFATDGEIISGVAVSRGIIMPVVDMRIAFGPRPSEHDPQTDVIILKLSTCVMGMVTDGVTDLVMLASRDIKPIPNVAAEVDYLLGLADAGGRRLIVVDIDRLMAIRRTRPDSLHAAA, encoded by the coding sequence ATGCAAACCAAGCACTCACCAGCAACGATCAAGGCGCTGGCATCACCCGGATCCGGCGGCCCGCAGGGCGACGCCGAGGCGCGGCAATATCTCACGTTCCGTCTCGGCGGGCTGGAATATGCGCTCGATTATGCCAACGTGCAGGAACTGCGGCCGCTGCAGGCGCTCGAACGCTTCGCAACCGACGGCGAAATCATCAGCGGCGTCGCCGTTTCGCGCGGCATCATCATGCCGGTCGTCGACATGCGCATCGCGTTCGGCCCGCGGCCGTCGGAGCACGACCCGCAGACCGACGTGATCATCCTCAAGCTGTCCACCTGCGTGATGGGCATGGTGACCGATGGCGTGACGGACCTCGTCATGCTGGCCAGCCGGGACATCAAGCCGATCCCGAACGTGGCGGCGGAAGTCGACTATCTGCTGGGCCTTGCGGATGCGGGCGGCCGCCGGTTGATCGTCGTCGACATCGACAGGCTGATGGCGATCCGCCGCACCAGGCCGGACAGCCTGCACGCCGCCGCGTGA
- a CDS encoding ATP-binding cassette domain-containing protein, whose protein sequence is MIRLEQVSLMRGVKPLLENVDLTLNPGDKIGLIGANGAGKSSLFAMLRNELHPDQGNIDFPAKWRMAYVAQETPPLQRNALDYAIDGDVNLRKLQAELERLESLPDSAEQGLALGNAHVALADADAYTVQSRGEQLLLGLGFTLDQMQQPVASFSGGWRMRLNLAQALMCPSDLLLLDEPTNHLDLDAIIWLEDWLKRYAGTLIIISHDRDFLDEIVNVIVHIDDRKLKRYSGNYSSFERQRAAQMVLMAGAAEKQARKKAHLESFIDRFKAKASKAKQAQSRMKALAKMEELAPLRAAAEFSFEFREPLSAPNPLLVLEDVDAGYRSEDPVTYEVKEKTIVHGINFSLQTGQRIGLLGVNGAGKSTLIKTVAGDLAPLAGTATTGKGLIIGYFAQHQVEMLRHDESPLWHLQKIAPTVREQELRNFLGGFNFPGTMVTSSIAPFSGGEKARLALALIVWQRPNLLLLDEPTNHLDLETREALTEALAQFEGTLVVVSHDRHLLRATTDQFIIVADGMLQPFDGDLDDYKDWLFKTKLGKGTDVLPAAGKEHKTAYPSTSPVAPPPAAPAVDKREQKRLEAEQRQRLAAQRKPIENKIKRLEEQIAKRNAQKADVDAQLQDPAIYEAANKPKLKTLLADQAFYTKDLAQLEEEWLGLQEQLEALA, encoded by the coding sequence ATGATTCGTCTCGAACAAGTAAGCCTGATGCGCGGTGTGAAGCCGCTGCTGGAAAACGTCGACCTGACACTGAACCCCGGTGACAAGATCGGCCTCATCGGCGCCAATGGTGCCGGCAAATCCAGCCTGTTCGCCATGCTGCGCAACGAGCTGCACCCGGACCAGGGCAATATCGATTTCCCGGCCAAGTGGCGCATGGCTTACGTGGCGCAGGAAACGCCGCCGCTGCAGCGCAATGCGCTCGACTACGCGATCGATGGCGACGTCAACCTGCGCAAACTGCAGGCGGAGCTGGAGCGGCTGGAATCGCTGCCCGACTCCGCCGAGCAGGGGCTTGCGCTGGGCAATGCCCACGTGGCCCTGGCCGATGCCGATGCGTACACGGTGCAGTCGCGCGGCGAACAGCTGCTCTTGGGCCTGGGCTTCACGCTGGACCAGATGCAGCAGCCCGTGGCCAGTTTCTCCGGCGGCTGGCGCATGCGCCTGAACCTGGCGCAGGCGCTGATGTGCCCTTCCGACCTGCTGCTGCTCGATGAACCGACCAACCACCTGGACCTGGACGCGATCATCTGGCTCGAGGACTGGCTCAAGCGCTATGCCGGCACCCTGATCATCATTTCCCACGACCGCGATTTCCTCGACGAGATCGTCAACGTGATCGTGCACATCGACGACCGCAAGCTGAAGCGCTACTCCGGCAACTACTCGAGTTTCGAGCGCCAGCGCGCCGCGCAGATGGTGCTGATGGCCGGCGCCGCCGAGAAGCAGGCGCGCAAGAAGGCGCACCTGGAGTCGTTCATCGACCGCTTCAAGGCCAAGGCGTCGAAGGCCAAGCAGGCGCAGAGCCGCATGAAGGCGCTGGCGAAGATGGAAGAACTGGCGCCGCTGCGCGCCGCCGCCGAATTCTCGTTCGAGTTCCGCGAGCCGCTCTCCGCGCCGAATCCGCTGCTGGTGCTGGAGGATGTGGATGCCGGCTACCGCAGCGAAGATCCCGTCACCTACGAGGTGAAGGAAAAGACGATCGTCCACGGCATCAACTTCAGCCTGCAGACGGGCCAGCGCATCGGCCTGCTCGGCGTGAACGGTGCCGGCAAGTCCACGCTGATCAAGACGGTGGCCGGCGACCTGGCGCCGCTGGCCGGCACGGCGACCACCGGCAAGGGCCTGATCATCGGCTATTTCGCCCAGCACCAGGTGGAGATGCTGCGCCACGACGAATCGCCGCTGTGGCACCTGCAGAAGATCGCGCCCACGGTGCGCGAACAGGAGCTGCGCAACTTCCTCGGTGGCTTCAACTTCCCCGGCACGATGGTGACGAGTTCGATCGCGCCGTTCTCCGGCGGCGAGAAGGCACGCCTGGCGCTGGCGCTGATCGTGTGGCAGCGGCCAAACCTGCTGCTGCTCGATGAACCGACCAACCACCTGGACCTGGAAACGCGCGAGGCGCTGACCGAGGCGCTGGCACAGTTCGAGGGCACGCTGGTGGTGGTATCGCACGACCGGCACCTGCTGCGGGCGACGACCGACCAGTTCATCATCGTTGCCGACGGCATGCTGCAACCGTTCGATGGCGACCTGGACGACTACAAGGACTGGCTGTTCAAGACCAAGCTGGGCAAGGGAACCGACGTGCTGCCGGCGGCCGGCAAGGAACACAAGACGGCGTATCCTTCGACTTCACCGGTGGCGCCGCCGCCGGCCGCGCCAGCCGTCGACAAGCGCGAACAGAAGCGGCTGGAAGCGGAGCAGCGCCAGCGCCTGGCCGCGCAACGCAAGCCGATCGAGAACAAGATCAAGCGGCTGGAAGAGCAGATCGCCAAGCGCAATGCGCAAAAGGCCGACGTCGACGCGCAATTGCAGGACCCGGCAATCTACGAAGCGGCCAACAAGCCGAAACTGAAGACGCTGCTGGCGGACCAGGCTTTCTACACGAAAGACCTGGCGCAGCTGGAAGAGGAATGGCTGGGCTTGCAGGAACAGCTCGAGGCGCTGGCCTGA
- the prmB gene encoding 50S ribosomal protein L3 N(5)-glutamine methyltransferase: MTTIFATPRDLLRYATTRFNTEKLFFGHGSAEAFDEAAYLVLHTLKLPLDRLDPFLDARLLPDEIQRVLDVIERRATERVPAAYITNEAWLGTYQFYVDERTIVPRSYIAELIPEYFSPWVNNPEGIANVLELCTGSGCLAIMMADAFPDAQVDAVDISADALEVARRNVETYKLEDRVNLIQSDLYAAVPQKKYDLIITNPPYVNSGSMARLPQEYRHEPQIALDGGVDGMDLVRRIVAGAAERLTDDGLLIVEIGNEKAFAEAAFGDMGLTWLTTSQGDDMVFLLTADQLKL; this comes from the coding sequence ATGACCACCATCTTTGCCACGCCGCGCGACCTGCTGCGCTACGCGACGACCCGCTTCAACACCGAGAAACTGTTCTTTGGCCATGGCAGCGCCGAGGCCTTCGACGAGGCGGCCTACCTGGTCCTGCACACGCTCAAGCTGCCGCTGGACAGGCTCGATCCTTTCCTCGACGCGCGGCTGCTGCCCGACGAAATCCAGCGCGTGCTGGACGTGATCGAGCGCCGTGCCACCGAGCGCGTGCCGGCCGCCTACATCACCAACGAGGCATGGCTGGGCACCTACCAGTTCTACGTGGACGAGCGCACGATCGTGCCGCGCTCCTACATCGCCGAGCTGATTCCCGAGTACTTCTCGCCATGGGTCAACAACCCGGAAGGCATCGCCAACGTGCTGGAACTGTGCACGGGGTCCGGCTGCCTGGCGATCATGATGGCGGACGCGTTCCCGGACGCGCAGGTCGATGCCGTCGACATCTCGGCCGATGCGCTGGAAGTGGCACGCCGCAACGTGGAAACCTACAAGCTGGAAGACCGCGTGAACCTGATCCAGTCGGATCTGTACGCCGCCGTGCCGCAGAAAAAATACGACCTGATCATCACCAACCCGCCGTACGTGAATTCCGGTTCCATGGCGCGGCTGCCGCAGGAATACCGCCATGAGCCGCAGATCGCCCTCGATGGCGGCGTGGACGGCATGGACCTGGTGCGCCGGATCGTGGCCGGCGCCGCCGAGCGGCTGACCGACGACGGCCTGCTGATCGTCGAGATCGGCAACGAGAAGGCGTTCGCGGAAGCGGCCTTCGGCGACATGGGCCTGACGTGGCTGACCACCAGCCAGGGAGACGACATGGTGTTTCTCCTCACCGCCGACCAGCTGAAGCTCTAA
- the dapE gene encoding succinyl-diaminopimelate desuccinylase, with the protein MTESRTLALTEKLIGRSSVTPEDKGCQQQLIALLEPLGFRCETIVSGDVTNLWARRGTEQPVFVFAGHTDVVPTGPVEQWTSEPFFPTIRDGKLYGRGAADMKTSIAAFVVACEEFIAAHPDHKGSIAFLITSDEEGPATDGTVIVCNKLKERGEAIDYCVVGEPTSSATLGDMIKNGRRGSMSGCLTIKGIQGHIAYPQLARNPIHQAAPALADLVAEVWDEGNEYYLPTSWQMSNVKAGTGANNVIPGEMVIDFNFRFSTASTAEGLQQRVHAILDRHGLEYNLKWTISGYPFLTPRGTLSTAICEAIKGETGIDTELSTTGGTSDGRFIAQICPQVIEFGPPNGSIHKIDEHVEVRFIDPLKNIYRRTLENLLA; encoded by the coding sequence ATGACCGAATCCCGTACCCTCGCGCTGACCGAAAAGCTGATCGGCCGCTCTTCCGTCACCCCCGAGGACAAAGGCTGCCAGCAGCAGCTGATCGCCCTGCTCGAACCGCTGGGCTTTCGCTGCGAGACGATCGTCTCCGGCGACGTGACGAACCTGTGGGCACGCCGCGGCACCGAGCAGCCCGTGTTCGTGTTCGCCGGCCACACCGACGTGGTGCCGACCGGCCCCGTCGAACAATGGACATCGGAGCCGTTCTTCCCGACGATCCGCGACGGCAAGCTGTATGGCCGCGGCGCGGCGGACATGAAGACGTCGATCGCCGCCTTTGTCGTCGCCTGCGAGGAATTCATCGCCGCCCACCCGGACCACAAGGGCTCGATCGCCTTCCTGATCACCAGCGACGAGGAAGGCCCGGCCACCGACGGCACCGTCATCGTCTGCAACAAGCTGAAGGAACGCGGCGAAGCGATCGACTACTGCGTGGTCGGCGAGCCCACGTCCAGCGCCACGCTGGGCGACATGATCAAGAACGGTCGCCGCGGCTCGATGTCCGGCTGCCTGACGATCAAGGGTATCCAGGGCCACATCGCCTACCCGCAGCTGGCGAGGAACCCGATCCACCAGGCGGCGCCGGCACTGGCCGACCTGGTCGCCGAGGTCTGGGATGAGGGCAACGAGTACTACCTGCCCACGTCGTGGCAGATGTCGAACGTGAAGGCCGGCACGGGCGCGAACAACGTGATCCCGGGCGAGATGGTCATCGACTTCAACTTCCGCTTCTCCACGGCCAGCACAGCTGAAGGGCTGCAGCAACGGGTGCATGCGATTCTCGACCGGCACGGCCTCGAATACAACCTGAAATGGACCATCTCCGGTTATCCGTTCCTGACGCCGCGCGGCACGCTGTCGACGGCGATCTGCGAAGCGATCAAGGGCGAGACCGGCATCGACACCGAACTGTCGACGACGGGCGGCACGTCGGACGGACGCTTCATCGCGCAGATCTGCCCGCAGGTGATCGAGTTCGGGCCGCCGAACGGCAGCATCCACAAGATCGACGAGCACGTGGAAGTGCGCTTCATCGATCCGCTGAAGAACATCTATCGCCGCACGCTCGAGAACCTGCTCGCCTAA